One stretch of Tepidibacter hydrothermalis DNA includes these proteins:
- a CDS encoding NUDIX hydrolase yields MIQKITSSFNKFKPQLNGYTNLVKASVLIPLIEKNSDIFLLFEVRSKNLNTSPSEISFPGGKFDECDITLRQTAIRETCEELGLNEDNISITTPLNVLLTPFNMIIHPFLGTINDYNAISINEDEVDHIFLVPLSFFINTKPKSYKHKIKIHPCNDFPYSLIPNGQNYKFKDGIYDTLIYEYKNYVIWGITARIIKDFVDTLKDNRYL; encoded by the coding sequence ATGATACAGAAGATTACTAGTAGTTTTAACAAATTTAAACCTCAATTAAATGGCTATACAAATTTAGTAAAAGCATCCGTTTTAATTCCTTTAATTGAAAAAAATTCAGATATTTTTCTTTTATTTGAAGTTCGATCAAAGAATTTAAATACCAGTCCTTCAGAAATTTCATTCCCAGGCGGAAAATTCGATGAATGCGACATAACTCTAAGACAAACAGCTATACGAGAAACATGTGAAGAACTAGGATTAAATGAAGACAATATATCTATAACAACCCCGTTGAATGTGCTTCTAACTCCATTTAATATGATCATCCACCCATTTCTAGGTACAATAAACGATTATAATGCTATTAGCATAAATGAAGATGAGGTAGATCACATATTTTTAGTTCCTTTAAGTTTTTTTATAAATACAAAACCTAAGTCTTATAAACACAAGATAAAAATACACCCTTGTAATGACTTTCCCTATAGCTTGATACCAAACGGTCAAAACTATAAATTTAAAGACGGTATATATGACACATTGATATATGAATATAAAAACTATGTAATATGGGGTATAACAGCTAGAATAATAAAAGATTTTGTAGATACACTTAAAGACAATCGATACTTATAA
- a CDS encoding acyl-CoA dehydratase activase, protein MLKLYTIGIDIGSVATKIVLMKDKKIVEYRVCPSGWNPKETCESLVDDMLYNNDLNKKDIKSIVATGYGRVALDFVDKKITEITCHAKGAKFLNEKTSAIIDIGGQDSKAIELDDDGRVLNFIMNDKCAAGTGRFLEVICNAMDIDVEELSDMAYNGTPVKINSMCTVFAESEIISLKSKGAKKEDIASGLVHSIVDKVSSLTSKINLNEEVFFSGGLCTNKYLKDALQKRLNKKINTDDRAQFTGAIGAALLG, encoded by the coding sequence GTGCTTAAATTGTATACAATAGGAATAGATATTGGCTCAGTTGCTACTAAGATAGTTCTTATGAAAGATAAAAAGATTGTTGAATATAGAGTATGTCCAAGTGGATGGAATCCAAAGGAAACTTGTGAGAGTTTAGTTGATGATATGCTCTATAATAATGATTTGAATAAAAAAGACATAAAAAGTATTGTAGCAACTGGATATGGAAGAGTTGCACTAGATTTTGTTGATAAGAAAATAACTGAAATTACATGCCACGCTAAGGGAGCTAAATTTTTAAATGAAAAAACTAGTGCAATAATAGACATAGGAGGGCAAGATAGCAAGGCAATTGAGCTTGATGATGATGGAAGAGTTTTAAATTTTATAATGAATGATAAGTGTGCAGCAGGTACTGGTAGGTTTTTAGAGGTTATATGTAATGCTATGGATATAGATGTAGAAGAGTTGTCTGATATGGCTTATAACGGTACTCCTGTGAAAATAAATAGTATGTGTACTGTATTTGCTGAATCTGAAATTATAAGTTTAAAATCTAAGGGAGCTAAAAAGGAAGATATAGCATCTGGACTTGTTCATTCTATAGTAGATAAAGTGAGTTCTCTTACCTCAAAAATTAACTTAAATGAAGAAGTATTTTTTTCAGGTGGATTGTGTACTAATAAATACTTAAAAGATGCACTTCAAAAAAGACTAAATAAAAAAATAAATACTGATGATCGCGCTCAATTTACAGGTGCAATTGGAGCTGCTCTTTTAGGGTAA
- the hpt gene encoding hypoxanthine phosphoribosyltransferase, with product MYKITDVLISEEEISKKVYELAKTIEKEYKGEEVVFVGILKGACVFISDIIRKIDLDICLDFMAVSSYGMSTQSSGVVRILKDLDSDIEGKNVIIVEDIIDTGLTLSYLRENLMARNPKSLKICTLLDKPERRKCDIPVDYVGFKIPDKFIVGYGIDCGEKFRNVPYIGIVEKQD from the coding sequence GTGTATAAAATTACGGACGTTCTTATAAGTGAAGAAGAAATATCAAAAAAGGTTTATGAACTTGCTAAAACTATAGAAAAAGAATATAAAGGCGAGGAAGTTGTATTCGTTGGAATATTAAAAGGTGCTTGCGTATTTATATCAGATATTATAAGAAAAATAGATTTGGATATATGCTTAGACTTTATGGCTGTATCAAGTTATGGAATGTCTACTCAAAGCTCGGGTGTTGTAAGAATATTAAAAGATTTAGATAGTGATATAGAAGGTAAAAACGTAATTATAGTAGAAGATATAATAGATACAGGTCTTACTCTTAGTTACTTACGTGAAAATTTAATGGCTAGGAATCCAAAATCATTAAAAATATGTACGCTACTTGATAAACCTGAAAGAAGAAAGTGTGATATACCAGTTGATTATGTAGGATTCAAAATACCTGATAAGTTCATCGTGGGATATGGAATAGATTGTGGAGAGAAATTTAGAAATGTACCTTACATAGGCATTGTTGAAAAACAAGATTAA
- a CDS encoding GerAB/ArcD/ProY family transporter gives MNESLTNRQIAFIIFGIVVGYGVLGLPKNVTENAGTGGWFTLLMATAITIIFTYIITYLGYVHKNKTIYEYSNILTGKFIASIFMIIYIIYYFMLFTMIIRMASEAIKLTVLIKTPVWALCLLFLSVVYYAVIKKLEVIARICEIYGLILIIGYITIHLAVLSQGKLINLRPFFVAGDLQAYLNATLVTIFPFLGVEILTIISFNKKKNNKRVFKYTTLMVGFIGILYILIVESCISIMGVDGIVHYKDALFATIRRVDIKSLQFLERIDGIFLTIWIMGMFCTASIEAYGSVFLMSKWFKDIHFNLLAFIVIILAFIVGQIPKTIDDVEKIMDYISYCTLITAGFIPMILFLITKVKKYDKKIR, from the coding sequence ATGAATGAATCTCTTACAAATAGACAAATTGCTTTTATTATTTTTGGAATAGTAGTAGGATATGGTGTTTTGGGTCTTCCTAAAAATGTTACAGAAAATGCAGGTACAGGAGGATGGTTTACGTTATTAATGGCTACAGCAATAACCATTATTTTCACGTATATAATTACATATCTTGGATATGTTCATAAAAATAAAACAATATATGAGTATAGTAATATATTAACTGGAAAATTTATCGCATCTATATTCATGATTATATATATTATCTATTATTTTATGCTTTTTACTATGATTATAAGAATGGCTAGTGAAGCTATTAAGCTTACAGTATTAATAAAAACTCCTGTATGGGCATTATGTTTGCTATTTCTTTCAGTTGTATATTATGCAGTAATAAAAAAACTAGAAGTAATTGCAAGAATTTGTGAAATCTATGGTTTGATTCTTATAATAGGGTATATAACTATACATTTAGCAGTATTAAGCCAAGGAAAATTAATTAATTTAAGACCTTTTTTCGTTGCAGGAGATTTACAAGCATATTTAAACGCAACTTTAGTTACCATATTTCCATTTTTAGGTGTAGAAATACTTACAATTATATCTTTTAACAAAAAGAAGAATAATAAACGAGTATTTAAATATACAACTCTTATGGTAGGATTTATAGGAATTCTTTATATACTTATTGTAGAATCATGTATTTCTATTATGGGAGTTGATGGTATTGTTCATTACAAAGATGCATTATTTGCTACAATAAGAAGAGTTGATATTAAAAGTCTTCAGTTTTTAGAAAGGATAGATGGTATCTTTTTAACTATATGGATAATGGGTATGTTTTGTACTGCTTCTATAGAGGCTTATGGTTCAGTTTTTCTTATGAGTAAATGGTTTAAAGATATTCATTTTAATCTTCTTGCATTCATTGTAATTATTTTAGCTTTTATTGTTGGTCAGATTCCTAAGACTATTGATGATGTTGAAAAAATAATGGATTATATTAGTTATTGTACCTTAATAACAGCTGGATTCATACCAATGATATTATTTTTAATTACGAAGGTGAAAAAATATGATAAAAAAATTAGGTAA
- a CDS encoding YkvA family protein, protein MKKFKYALSFFKRIGLVSEFLKDSCVSKFKKVKVIMLLLFGFIYFISPLDLIPEVILGLGIIDDGVVILYLLTEINRELDEYELKSKNIKCRSNSEYSNIIENIEYDIEDKS, encoded by the coding sequence ATGAAAAAATTTAAGTATGCTTTGTCGTTTTTTAAAAGAATAGGACTTGTGTCTGAATTTTTAAAGGATAGCTGTGTGTCTAAGTTTAAAAAAGTAAAGGTTATTATGCTATTGCTATTTGGTTTTATATATTTTATATCTCCACTAGATTTAATTCCAGAGGTTATATTAGGTCTTGGTATTATTGATGATGGAGTAGTAATTCTTTACTTGCTTACGGAAATAAACAGGGAATTAGATGAATATGAATTGAAGTCAAAAAATATAAAATGTAGAAGTAACAGTGAATACAGTAATATTATAGAGAATATAGAGTACGATATAGAAGATAAAAGCTAA
- a CDS encoding TIGR01906 family membrane protein, which yields MKKTIYYLCGGLIFFLILLISIEFYSLNSFFYFNQYDKNDVYQNITYSKEDVKSVTYNLINYLKSDSNLEYKDVFSDKEKRHMKDVKYMFEKGILIKRLAIIAICTIIYVNRKDIENILKCFNKSILTTCVVSTLLCSIISLNYYRYFTIFHKMFFNNDDWLLSPKESIIINLLPLEFFKSISIYIFITTIIVSCIVISINFFLIKRKKLEPKL from the coding sequence ATGAAAAAAACTATATATTATTTATGTGGAGGTTTAATATTTTTTCTTATACTTTTAATTAGTATTGAATTTTATTCTTTAAATTCTTTTTTTTACTTTAATCAATATGATAAAAATGATGTTTATCAAAATATTACATATTCAAAAGAAGATGTAAAAAGTGTAACTTATAATTTGATAAACTATTTAAAATCTGACTCTAATTTAGAGTATAAAGATGTTTTTTCAGATAAAGAAAAAAGGCATATGAAAGATGTAAAGTATATGTTTGAAAAAGGAATTTTGATAAAAAGATTGGCCATAATAGCTATTTGTACAATAATTTATGTTAATAGAAAAGATATTGAGAATATATTAAAATGTTTCAATAAAAGTATTTTAACAACGTGTGTTGTATCTACATTATTATGTTCTATAATCTCTTTAAATTATTATAGGTATTTCACTATATTTCATAAAATGTTTTTCAATAACGATGATTGGCTATTAAGTCCAAAAGAGAGTATAATAATAAATTTATTACCGCTTGAGTTTTTTAAGAGCATAAGTATATATATTTTTATTACTACTATAATTGTAAGCTGTATTGTAATTTCTATTAACTTCTTTTTAATCAAAAGAAAAAAGCTAGAGCCAAAACTCTAG
- a CDS encoding alpha/beta-type small acid-soluble spore protein has translation MTNNNNNNKAVPAAKAALNQMKLETANELGLSNYENMDKGNLTARQNGYVGGSMTKKLVEMAEQQMSGGQQPK, from the coding sequence ATGACTAACAACAATAATAATAACAAAGCAGTTCCAGCAGCTAAGGCAGCATTAAATCAAATGAAACTTGAGACTGCTAATGAATTAGGACTATCTAATTATGAAAATATGGATAAGGGAAACTTAACAGCTAGACAAAATGGTTATGTAGGTGGATCAATGACTAAGAAATTAGTTGAAATGGCTGAGCAACAAATGAGTGGAGGACAACAACCTAAATAG
- a CDS encoding PD-(D/E)XK nuclease family protein, translating into MSDFKNIQFSQSSIDTYDTCRLKFKKIYIDNIKWSKDDQNFGSEFHLLAQRYYIGIDEQLEQGRPDYMLLNNLKKFLKREKNMYPEYNIKYKDEEMSLIAKVDLIKIEKEKIIIYDWKTNKSKFNRSKMEKSYQTKIYLHNVAEKFNISPNDISLIYYNPRFDNYVKIDYSDNDHKYNKMELKDKIVGIKNERDFKQKIGKHCSFCQFNSICNKQFISIDCL; encoded by the coding sequence ATGAGTGATTTCAAAAATATACAATTCAGCCAATCTAGTATAGATACCTATGATACGTGTAGGCTTAAATTTAAGAAAATATATATTGATAATATAAAGTGGAGCAAGGATGATCAAAACTTTGGTAGTGAGTTTCATCTATTGGCACAAAGGTATTACATAGGAATAGATGAACAGTTAGAACAAGGAAGACCAGATTATATGCTACTTAATAATTTGAAAAAGTTCTTAAAAAGAGAAAAAAATATGTACCCTGAGTATAATATAAAATACAAAGATGAAGAAATGTCATTAATAGCAAAAGTAGATCTTATAAAAATAGAAAAAGAAAAAATAATTATATACGATTGGAAAACTAATAAAAGTAAGTTTAATAGATCTAAGATGGAAAAATCGTATCAAACTAAAATATACTTACATAATGTAGCTGAAAAATTCAATATAAGTCCTAATGATATAAGTCTTATATATTATAATCCAAGGTTTGATAATTATGTAAAAATAGATTATAGCGATAATGATCATAAATACAATAAAATGGAACTTAAAGACAAAATAGTTGGTATAAAAAATGAAAGAGATTTTAAGCAGAAAATAGGTAAACATTGTTCTTTTTGCCAATTTAACTCTATTTGTAATAAACAGTTTATAAGTATCGATTGTCTTTAA
- a CDS encoding Crp/Fnr family transcriptional regulator codes for MLDLENILKSSVLFKNIADNNLNNILSNINYKIKSFNKNELIAIEGDPLNSIGILISGNIEIQKIYPSGKTLTISTLSSGNIFGEVIVFSQKNTYPATLVPITSAEIMFISKEDILKICTINPDILKNFMSLLSNKILMLNKKVKTLSYQTIREKVASYLLDEYTKQKKLLIKIPYSRQEMSEQFAVTRPSLSRELIKMREEDLIEFNKNTILIKNLDKLEDCIL; via the coding sequence ATGTTGGATTTAGAAAATATTTTAAAATCAAGTGTATTGTTCAAAAATATAGCAGATAACAATTTAAATAATATACTCTCTAATATCAATTACAAAATTAAATCATTTAATAAAAATGAACTAATTGCCATAGAAGGAGACCCTTTAAACAGTATAGGTATTTTAATATCTGGTAACATAGAGATTCAAAAGATCTATCCATCTGGTAAAACCCTTACAATTTCAACCTTATCATCAGGCAATATATTTGGAGAAGTTATAGTTTTTTCTCAAAAAAACACATATCCAGCAACCTTAGTTCCCATAACTTCTGCAGAAATTATGTTCATATCAAAAGAAGATATTTTGAAGATTTGTACAATAAATCCAGATATACTAAAAAACTTTATGTCACTTTTATCGAATAAAATACTTATGTTAAATAAAAAAGTAAAAACACTATCTTATCAAACTATAAGAGAAAAAGTTGCAAGCTACCTTTTAGATGAGTATACAAAACAAAAAAAACTATTGATAAAGATACCTTATTCAAGACAAGAAATGTCAGAGCAATTTGCTGTAACTAGACCATCTTTGTCTAGAGAACTGATAAAAATGAGAGAAGAAGACTTAATAGAATTTAATAAAAATACTATACTTATAAAGAATTTAGATAAACTAGAAGATTGTATATTATAA
- a CDS encoding DUF3343 domain-containing protein: MIKYYILFESYNDGFCFEKVLRKDKIKYTIVPTPRIISKCCGMSIMLKEEVLSCVHNLVNKNKLKNEGLYKVNKEVNTCEKLW; encoded by the coding sequence TTGATAAAGTATTATATTTTATTTGAATCTTATAATGATGGATTTTGTTTTGAAAAAGTTCTAAGAAAAGACAAAATAAAATACACAATAGTACCAACGCCTAGAATTATAAGCAAATGTTGTGGAATGTCTATAATGTTAAAAGAAGAAGTATTATCTTGTGTACATAATTTGGTGAATAAAAATAAATTAAAGAATGAAGGTTTATACAAAGTAAATAAAGAAGTAAATACATGTGAAAAATTATGGTAA
- a CDS encoding competence/damage-inducible protein A codes for MKAEILCVGTEILLGDIVNTNAQFLAKELADLGICIYYQTVVGDNPDRLKEALKIAFSRADLVITTGGLGPTKDDLTKEVCAEFFNQKLEVNEESMNYIKEYFKSQNKNMVKSNEKQACFPKDSIILKNDCGTAPGCIIKDDNNTVMLFPGPPREMIHMFKNYAKPYLQKYQKDIFESKTLRICGIGESSVEDQIQDLIEGQTNPTIAPYAKNSEVTLRITARASSKKEAKDLIEPLKNEIYSRLAPFVYGEDDTCLEFEVAKMIINKNLTISTAESCTGGLIASKLINYPGISSVFNEGMVTYTNESKMKRLGVKKETLEKYGAVSEQTATEMAMGVAKNTKSNIGISVTGIAGPGGGSEQKPVGLVYIGICINGVTKVKQLNLKGDRNRIRNITAITALNFLRLECLNI; via the coding sequence ATGAAAGCAGAGATATTATGTGTTGGAACAGAAATATTATTAGGAGATATAGTTAATACTAATGCACAATTTTTAGCTAAAGAACTAGCTGATTTAGGTATTTGTATTTATTATCAAACTGTTGTGGGGGATAATCCAGATAGATTAAAGGAGGCTCTTAAAATAGCTTTTTCAAGAGCAGACTTAGTTATTACAACTGGAGGCTTAGGACCTACTAAGGATGATTTGACAAAGGAAGTGTGTGCTGAATTTTTTAATCAAAAGCTTGAAGTAAATGAAGAGTCTATGAACTATATAAAAGAGTATTTTAAATCTCAAAACAAAAATATGGTTAAATCGAATGAGAAACAGGCTTGTTTTCCTAAAGATAGTATTATATTAAAAAATGATTGTGGAACAGCACCAGGCTGTATAATCAAGGATGATAATAATACGGTTATGTTATTTCCTGGTCCTCCAAGAGAGATGATTCATATGTTTAAAAACTATGCAAAACCATATCTTCAAAAATATCAAAAGGATATTTTTGAATCTAAAACTTTAAGAATATGTGGAATTGGAGAAAGTAGTGTAGAGGATCAAATACAGGATTTAATTGAAGGACAGACTAATCCAACAATAGCTCCTTATGCAAAAAACTCAGAGGTAACTCTTAGAATAACAGCTAGAGCTTCATCTAAAAAGGAAGCTAAAGACTTGATTGAACCATTAAAAAATGAGATTTATTCAAGACTGGCTCCATTTGTTTATGGAGAAGATGATACTTGTCTTGAATTTGAAGTTGCTAAGATGATTATAAATAAAAATCTTACAATATCTACTGCAGAATCTTGTACAGGAGGGCTTATAGCATCAAAGCTTATAAATTATCCTGGGATATCTTCTGTTTTTAATGAAGGAATGGTTACTTATACTAACGAATCAAAGATGAAAAGACTTGGAGTAAAAAAGGAAACACTTGAAAAATATGGAGCTGTAAGCGAACAGACAGCTACTGAGATGGCTATGGGAGTAGCGAAAAACACAAAATCTAATATAGGAATTTCTGTAACAGGAATAGCAGGCCCAGGTGGCGGAAGTGAGCAAAAACCTGTTGGACTTGTATATATAGGGATTTGTATAAATGGAGTTACAAAAGTTAAACAATTGAATTTAAAAGGAGATAGAAATAGAATACGAAATATAACTGCTATTACAGCTTTAAATTTCTTGAGATTAGAGTGTTTAAATATATAA
- a CDS encoding NAD(P)/FAD-dependent oxidoreductase, with protein MIDKKVVVIGGGAAGMIAASIAGGRGLDVTLIEKNSMVGKKLLITGKGRCNITNDCDVEELIENVPVNGKFLYSAFYTFTNMDVIELFNKLGVKTKVERGNRVFPVSDRSSDVVEALKKYMKQNNVKVLKGEVDKVESNDGCVKNIVLKNGKSITCDSVIIATGGASYPQTGSTGDGYKFARQNGHNINKIKPSLVPLETKEKWVKNLQGLTLRNISIKVLNKNNKKVYDDFGELNFNSYGISGPVILSASCYIKDMDKNDYRVIIDLKPALSNEKLDNRIQRDFDKYSTKDFEEALKGLLPQKMIPTIVELTEIDPKKIVNQISKEERKKLIYSLKNMTLNIKKYRPIKDAIVTSGGVKINEINPSTMESKLIEGLYFAGEVIDVDAYTGGFNLQIAFSTGYLAGMNC; from the coding sequence TTGATAGATAAAAAAGTAGTAGTAATTGGTGGAGGAGCAGCTGGAATGATTGCAGCTTCTATTGCTGGAGGTAGAGGTCTAGATGTTACTTTGATTGAGAAAAATAGTATGGTGGGAAAGAAACTTTTGATAACAGGAAAAGGAAGATGTAATATAACTAATGATTGTGATGTTGAAGAGTTGATTGAAAATGTTCCTGTAAATGGAAAATTTTTATATAGTGCTTTTTATACTTTTACTAATATGGACGTTATAGAGCTATTTAATAAATTAGGGGTTAAAACTAAGGTTGAGAGAGGAAATAGGGTATTTCCTGTTTCAGATAGATCGTCTGATGTAGTTGAAGCTCTTAAAAAGTATATGAAACAAAATAATGTAAAGGTTTTAAAAGGAGAGGTTGATAAAGTAGAATCAAATGATGGATGTGTAAAAAATATAGTGTTAAAGAATGGAAAAAGTATAACGTGTGACAGTGTAATAATTGCAACAGGAGGTGCATCTTATCCTCAAACAGGGTCAACTGGAGATGGATATAAATTTGCAAGACAAAATGGACATAATATAAATAAAATAAAGCCATCTTTAGTTCCACTTGAAACTAAGGAAAAATGGGTAAAAAATTTACAAGGATTAACTCTTAGAAATATATCTATAAAGGTCTTGAATAAAAACAACAAAAAGGTATATGATGATTTTGGAGAACTTAATTTTAATAGTTATGGAATATCAGGTCCTGTTATATTGTCTGCAAGTTGTTATATAAAAGATATGGATAAGAATGATTACAGAGTTATAATAGATTTAAAACCAGCTTTATCTAATGAAAAGCTTGATAATAGAATACAAAGAGATTTTGATAAGTATTCAACCAAAGATTTTGAAGAAGCTTTAAAAGGTTTACTTCCTCAAAAGATGATACCTACGATAGTAGAGTTAACAGAGATAGATCCTAAAAAAATAGTAAATCAAATATCAAAAGAAGAGCGCAAAAAACTGATTTACTCTTTAAAAAATATGACTTTAAATATAAAAAAATATAGACCTATAAAGGATGCTATAGTTACATCTGGAGGAGTAAAAATAAATGAAATTAATCCAAGTACTATGGAGTCTAAATTAATTGAAGGATTGTATTTTGCAGGTGAAGTTATTGATGTGGATGCTTATACAGGAGGGTTTAATTTGCAAATAGCTTTTTCTACAGGATACCTTGCTGGTATGAATTGTTAA
- a CDS encoding double-cubane-cluster-containing anaerobic reductase, whose amino-acid sequence MADYTKMWQELDVDIEKHDGLCEVLPMFYENIYLSQENRPENMNYYNFVISEVHGLRIKELQDSKKEDKKVVGSFCVFVPDEITLALNCVPVGICSGSQFWVPDGEKVMPRNTCPLIKASIGAKLSRTCPYFQSCDMVVGETTCDGKKKAWEILGEHMDVHVMDLPQMKREKDKLHWIDEMNTYKDVLEEKTGNKLSFENLKEKTELVNKKRKVLKRLYDLRKCDPVPISGKDALLVSQIAFYDDIDRFIEQTNNLCDELEERVKKDEGVFDKDTPRIMITGTPMSIPNWKIHHIVETSDAVVVCEETCTGTRYFENQVSEDAENMDEQFENLANRYLGINCACFTPNEGRVEDVLRYVDEYKVDAVVYNSLQFCSTYAIEYKNIEKALKEKGIPVIMIETDYSEEDTGQIKTRVEALVEMVREKKGVMA is encoded by the coding sequence ATGGCGGATTATACAAAAATGTGGCAAGAATTAGATGTTGATATTGAAAAGCACGATGGACTTTGTGAAGTTCTTCCAATGTTTTATGAAAATATATATCTTTCGCAAGAGAATAGACCAGAAAATATGAATTATTATAACTTTGTAATATCTGAAGTTCATGGACTTAGAATAAAAGAGCTTCAAGATTCAAAAAAAGAAGATAAAAAAGTTGTTGGATCATTTTGTGTATTTGTTCCAGATGAGATAACACTGGCTCTTAATTGTGTACCTGTAGGTATATGTTCTGGATCTCAATTTTGGGTTCCTGATGGCGAAAAAGTGATGCCAAGAAATACATGTCCTCTTATTAAAGCTTCAATTGGAGCTAAGCTAAGTAGAACATGTCCGTATTTCCAATCATGTGATATGGTAGTTGGAGAAACTACATGTGATGGAAAGAAGAAGGCGTGGGAGATATTAGGTGAACATATGGATGTACATGTAATGGATTTACCACAGATGAAAAGAGAAAAAGATAAACTTCATTGGATAGATGAAATGAATACATATAAAGATGTTTTGGAAGAGAAAACAGGAAATAAACTTAGTTTTGAAAATTTAAAAGAGAAAACAGAACTTGTAAATAAAAAGAGAAAAGTTTTAAAGAGATTATATGACCTTAGAAAATGTGATCCAGTTCCTATAAGTGGAAAAGATGCACTTTTAGTATCTCAAATTGCTTTTTATGATGATATAGATAGATTTATAGAACAGACTAATAATTTATGTGATGAATTAGAAGAAAGAGTAAAAAAAGATGAAGGAGTATTTGATAAGGATACCCCAAGAATTATGATTACAGGAACTCCTATGTCAATCCCTAATTGGAAGATACATCACATAGTAGAGACAAGTGATGCTGTAGTAGTTTGTGAGGAAACTTGTACTGGAACTAGATATTTTGAAAATCAAGTTAGTGAAGATGCAGAAAATATGGATGAACAATTTGAAAATTTAGCTAATAGATATCTTGGAATAAACTGTGCATGTTTTACACCTAATGAAGGAAGAGTAGAGGATGTATTAAGATATGTAGATGAATATAAAGTGGATGCGGTTGTATATAATTCTTTACAATTCTGTTCTACGTATGCAATTGAATATAAGAATATAGAAAAAGCATTAAAAGAAAAAGGAATACCTGTTATCATGATAGAAACTGATTATAGTGAAGAAGATACAGGTCAGATAAAAACAAGAGTGGAAGCTCTAGTTGAAATGGTTAGAGAAAAGAAAGGTGTTATGGCTTGA